Genomic segment of Bifidobacterium lemurum:
ATGTTCCTCGAACTGATCGACGCGGGAATCGAGGACGGCTCGATCACCACCGATTATCCGCGCGAGGCGGCGGAGATCATCTCGTTGCTCACCAACTACTGGCTGGCGCCGACGTTCTACCCGGGCACGCAGGCTGAACTGCGGCATCGCGTCAAAGCGCTCGCCCTGATGTGCGATTCGCTTGGCGTGCCGCTGCTCACCGACGAACTCTCCGACCAGCTCGCCGACGGCTACGCGGCGTTCCTCAGCGTGGACGAATCACACACCGGCGAAGCAACGCAGCGGTCTGGCGATGACGGATCGGCGGCGCAATAAACGTCCCACGTCCCGACCGCACCCATACAGATAACCCGCAGCCGATAATCCACAACCGATACCACCATCACGATCACCCGGCCATAACCATGGCCATTATTCATACCGTCGGTCGGTATGTAAGGAGGCAGCCATGAACCGCGATTCCGCACATCCCACAGAAAGTCGTAATATCCGCGACAGCCTTAACAGGTATGCAGCCCACAGCACCCGCATCTGTCACGACGGTCACGACAATCGCAACCATCGCAACAGCAATCGAAACAACACCAGCCCGCTGCGCTCGCGCGATTTCGTGCTGCTGGTCGCGGGCCAAGGCATCTCGTTGTTCGGCAATATGACGCTGCGATTCGCCATGTCGATGTGGGTGCTCGACGAAACCGGCTCGGCCACCGCCTTCGCCACCGTGCTGGCCGTCTCCATCGTGCCGACGATTCTGCTCTCCCCTCTCGGCGGCGTGCTCGCCGACCGCGTCAACCGACGCACCATCATGGTGGCGCTCGACGCGGCCTCCGGCGCGCTGGTGCTGGCGTGCGCGCTGGTGTTCGCGGCGCTCGGCTTCAACATCGCCGCCGTGGCCGCCATGCAGATATTGCTCGCGGTGCTCGGCGCGTTCGAAACCCCGACCGTGCAGGCCGCGCTCCCCCAACTGCTACGTGGACAAGACTCCGGCACGCTGCGCCAAGGCATGGCCGTCGTCAACCAGGTGCAGCAGCTCGCCTCGCTGCTGCCCAGCTTTCTCGGCGGCGTGCTGTATTCATTCTTCGGCATCCACCTGATGATGTGCATCGCCGTCGCGAGCTTCGTCCTCGCCGCCGCGCTCGAATGCTTCATCCGCCTCGGCAACCCGCGCGGCGCCGCCGATGCGGCAGTCACGGACGCGACAACCACGCACATGACAGCCACAGGCACCGCGGCCGAAGCCGCCAACCATGCCGAATCCGCCAATCTCCTCAATCAGACCAATCTCCCTGTTCAGCCCGACCAAACCGACCAAACCATTCCAGACGGAACTGCTCCAAACGTCACCGTCATGAACACCCCACTGCCCTCGGTGCTTGACGACCTCAAGGCCGGCGTGCGCTTCCTCATATACGAACGACCGAACATCCTCAAACTCATGATGTTCGCCGCCATACTCAACTTCGTCGTCGCTGGCTATTCGGCGGTCGGATTCCCTTACATCATCCGCACCGTGCTCGGCTTCGACGCCACCGTCTACGGATTCAGCGACGGAATACTCGGCGTGGCGGGCGTGGCAGGCGCGTTCATCGCCGGCACTGTCGCGGCCAGACTCACCATCGACCATATGGCCCCGTCGCTGTACGCGCTGGCCCTCGCCCTGATCCCGCAGGGCATCGCCTTCGTGCTGCCGATCGGCAACTGGGCGAAACTCGCGGTTCTGGTCGCATTCAGCTGCGCCGTGGTGATCGCCTGCAGCTTCACCAATCTCATCGCCATCCCCGCCATCCAACTGCGCACACCGCAGGAGATGACCGGCAAGGTGATGTCGCTGGCCAGTTCGCTAGCCATGTGCGCGCAGCCACTCGGCCAGATGCTGTACGGCTGGGCCTACGACCGGTTCCCGGTCGCGGCCGTGCTGCTCGTCTCCGGTCTGGCCATGATCGCGCTGACCCTCATCGGCACCCCGATCTTCCACCATTTCGACGACTGAGTCGGGAGAACGTTTCAACCCCGCCACATCGCCTCGCGTAAAACCTATCGCTGACGCACACTCAGTGAATGTTTTTACACGGCAAACGGCGGACTTCCGTAAAAAA
This window contains:
- a CDS encoding MFS transporter; the encoded protein is MNRDSAHPTESRNIRDSLNRYAAHSTRICHDGHDNRNHRNSNRNNTSPLRSRDFVLLVAGQGISLFGNMTLRFAMSMWVLDETGSATAFATVLAVSIVPTILLSPLGGVLADRVNRRTIMVALDAASGALVLACALVFAALGFNIAAVAAMQILLAVLGAFETPTVQAALPQLLRGQDSGTLRQGMAVVNQVQQLASLLPSFLGGVLYSFFGIHLMMCIAVASFVLAAALECFIRLGNPRGAADAAVTDATTTHMTATGTAAEAANHAESANLLNQTNLPVQPDQTDQTIPDGTAPNVTVMNTPLPSVLDDLKAGVRFLIYERPNILKLMMFAAILNFVVAGYSAVGFPYIIRTVLGFDATVYGFSDGILGVAGVAGAFIAGTVAARLTIDHMAPSLYALALALIPQGIAFVLPIGNWAKLAVLVAFSCAVVIACSFTNLIAIPAIQLRTPQEMTGKVMSLASSLAMCAQPLGQMLYGWAYDRFPVAAVLLVSGLAMIALTLIGTPIFHHFDD